The genomic stretch TCCTTCATAGATAACAAGAGCAAGCCGGCAGCTTACCTCCTCTCAGCCGCTCCCGAAGACTGACGGGAATGCCGCGAACAGAGAGGAAGTAGCGcgactaccaaaataaaagtacctGGTCTGAACTtttcaaattaacaaaataatgatAGAAATGaagattttggttaaattaataaaacaaacacaccaCATGGGCTAcaaaggcaaaaagaaaacttaaacaaaTGCCACGTTCATGTGGTGTCGAAATGATCGGGAAAACAAAACTGTCCaaatcagaaaacacacatgaacatcagaaaaataataaatcttccaacaccacatgaatgcaaaataactttctgcacttaGACCAGGCCTGGAGTTCCCCGTTCCTTACCTAGTCAAAGGTCAACTTATTTGTTATGTACTCTCTAAATATAATCAACCCAGTTTGGCCAGATTAAATTGTTTATGGGTCTGCATAtgcccacccctgctctacactATAATCCAgcgacataaaaaaaattgattttaacgTTAGGTTTGAAAAGGTTGCAACATGCATCAAGTCACTAGATTACAGTACATTAAAGACAGCAAAATTCCATAATTCAATGACAGAAATTCTTTCAACCTCTTCTGCCTTAAGCAGCAACAAGCCCGAACTGATTACATTTTGAAGAGTTCACAAAAAGTTCTGagtagttttaatgttttgaacaGCAGCAAGTTAGTTTGTTGTCTCAACTCAgtcattttgtttaaagaaaccTTAGACAGCAACATTTGGACCAGATGGACTCAGACCATGAAAAGGTTCGTCATCCTGTCAGCTGTTTTGCAGCAGCTTTAAATAACCATTGCGATCATAAAAACAGCCtcattgggaaaaaaacaaaactgtaaagaaGACAATGGTCTGTAATAAAAAGGCTGCTTAGTTTTTAACTGCTTCAATTAATTGAAcaaagaaaatctattttttaaaaagagacttAATATTAGTATTAGTATTAGTATTAGTATTACTTAGAAAACACAGGAGCCATGTTGCCACAGTTACTAGTGGATTgcttttttctactttcttctTAATTCttgaaagaaacatttgtcTGAGCTGGACCTAAATGTAAGAAAGCAGAGGCTGGTTGGCAGAAACTTATATAATTCAATAAATTGAATGAAATTTGCAcagaataaaattaagaaaaaatgacagagttttaacataaaagactgaaaaggaacctagaaaaagttaaaaactgacaaGACTGAGAATCTGACTACTATAGAGCTATCAGAGATGTTTTTGTGGTGGTGCCTTTTCTAATTTAGTGACTTTCCAAACGTGTTTTCCCTGGTGGAGCCTACTGGGACGCTCACTTCCCTGCccgtctttttttgtttctgctgctATGCTTTACTTCCGTTCGGTGACTTACTTCAGTTTCTAAGTTCTATTCTTCAAGCTCCTGCATTGGTGTCCTTCATGAGcccatatttttcatttttggcatATCAGTTAAGAACTTTAAAAGCTTTATCCTTTGTTCCCAAACCTTTAAAAGCTGGGTAGCCAAAATGGTTatctttttatttgatcttttttttatgtattttattgctatAACATATGGCAGTGGTACCCCCGCCTTTGCACGAATCCCTGTGAGCAGAAAAGCGTCATAAAAGAAACAGAGCTTTTGTTCCTCATCGTGGTGACCCTGAATTTCTCAGGTTGACTCCTGTGAGTGCAGACTTTGCTTTCCTCCTAATTACATCTCTTTTGTAATTATACTTAAATTTTATTTCCCTATTTTTTCACATATTATCAATGTAAAATCTAAATTTCGGAGTAGCAGATTAGCAGAACTAATCATGCATAACTGTGCTGTGTGAATGTCTCCAGACGGCGGTCGTCCAAATTATGCTGCCTGGTAGCCTGGAGGTTTTTATAAAGCGGGACATTCTGCACGCCTGACAACCACATGACCAtttcaaaaaaatcatgaaatcttGAAATTCACCCGATGTCACCCCATCACACAGTGgcagttgtttttgtgatagTAGTGAAAGAACAGAATCTTAGATCTAAATAAGAGAATGTTAGAGTCTTCCATTTTTNNNNNNNNNNNNNNNNNNNNNNNNNNNNNNNNNNNNNNNNNNNNNNNNNNNNNNNNNNNNNNNNNNNNNNNNNNNNNNNNNNNNNNNNNNNTCTTTCTCATTTGGGTGGAGCACCTGGACAAACGTGTTACAGGCAAACTGTAGGGAGGCGAGGTTATAAGCTCCTGCTTTAGTCCACAGCAAACTTCAGCAGAACTTCTTCAGTCCATACAAAGAAGAACTTTCAGAGGAAACTAACTGGTTTGAATAAAACAACCTcgatgtgaatgtgtgtgtttgtcacaTCAAAGGCTTGATGCTTCTTTAGAAATCTGTTTTCTTCGAGAGTGCAGGAAGTGATCTCCTTATTCATCCtgtctaaaacaataaaaaaacctcaCTGTTCTAACTTCTACTTTGAAGTTATTAACTTATGCTTAATTTCAGCCAAAACATGACATGTGTAAAACGACCTATGGCGTGTTATGAAGGAAAAAAGGGGAGTGTCAAAGATTTCCatcacaaactttattttatagtctttttgaaatattaaaaaataaagtttagtccAAAATCATGGGTTGCtgagggtggaggaggaggggcgGAGTCTGAACCTTCTGGCGTACAGCATGGCACCCTGGTCGGGCTAAGGTCTTCAGGTTCAGACtctgaaacaaaagaaagaaaacttttaattgCATGTTAAAAGAAGAACTGGATGTGAGCATGAAATCGTTCATGTGTTTGCATGACAACAAGTGAAGCTTTAGCCGAAGCACAGCTTTCAAGAGAGGAAGAGCTTCCTAACTAATATGGAAACTCCTGGTCTGATCACATCCACCACCTTATTCCTCCATCATGGAAACACCAACTGTCTTTGACTTCCTGTCTTACCTTCATCAGAAGCAGCAACAGccctctttttcttcctctttcccTAAAAGCAAACAGTCTCCATTTAACCAAGTGTCTTTGCacacatgtttgtgtgtgtgtctgtgtgcaaaGTGCACATACATAATTTTGGGCGGAGCTCCATCCAGGATGCTTCTGTTTGAACGCCATTTGTTCCTGGTGGGCCTGCTGGAAGTACTTGTCCTTTTCCTCAGGAGAAAGAGACGTCCACTGTGGAGAGAAGACCCACTGTCAGCTGCTGAACACACACATGAAGAAGGTCTTTCTGAAAATCAAACATGGCCGCCGGCTCTTACCCTCTCGCCTAGGACTTTATTCAAAGCTGAGCTGTTCTTGATATTCAGCTCAGCTTTGACCTTTGGCCTTTGGTCCTTAAGGTAGAGCATGAAGGCATTGAGAGGCTTTTTAATATATTCGAtcgtttttttcctgcagacaaacagaacaGGAGGTGAACTCACAATCTCTGTGACAATCTGCAGACTGGATGCTGCAGAGGAAACTCACGCTGAGGAGCCGGAGCTCAgcggagcagcagcaggagcagcagcaggagcctGGTGGACCTCCTCTGCTGTTGAAGGAGGAAGGACCCAATAGATGGGGTAGAGGGTCAAGTTGGGAGCATTGGCctcctgcagacaaacacaacaGCTGATGAGCCCACCTGCAGCAGCATCGTACCTCCACAAGGTAGCATGTTTCTTGTCATCACAAGTAAATGTTACTATTTAGAGCTCAGACTGGTTGTGGGCTCTGACCACGAGAGAGCTGGGATGGAGGCATCCCTGCTCTCTGCTTTGACTCTTACCTGTCCCTGCATCTGCATGGTACCCAGAGCCAGGGGAGGACGCAACGAAGAGTTTGGGAGAGACCGAGACTCACACAGGCTGAGATGAGGTGCTGGAAGTTCAGCAGGTGGTGGTTAACAGACTTATTGcgatgttttaaaatttagttgtGTCTGGAagcttttcaaagaaaaaataatcacgGAAAACAACAACGGGTAgtcaagaagtttttaaaatgttgcctaGGCAACCaataaaaagcatattttaaatttttatgcGTTCCTTCTCAAGAGCCGCAAAGGCGCACTGTAGCTGGAAAAAGGAAATGTAACTATATAATGTTAATAATGTAATGTTTCCTAGTACACTACTGTACAAACGTTAGGTGTCCCTCAGAAATGTTTCTAt from Oryzias melastigma strain HK-1 linkage group LG9, ASM292280v2, whole genome shotgun sequence encodes the following:
- the LOC112148555 gene encoding transcription factor 7-like 1-A, producing the protein MQMQGQEANAPNLTLYPIYWVLPPSTAEEVHQAPAAAPAAAPLSSGSSAKKTIEYIKKPLNAFMLYLKDQRPKVKAELNIKNSSALNKVLGERWTSLSPEEKDKYFQQAHQEQMAFKQKHPGWSSAQNYGKRKKKRAVAASDEESEPEDLSPTRVPCCTPEGSDSAPPPPPSATHDFGLNFIF